The genomic DNA CCTGTCCTCGACGATCAAGGCAATCGTCTCGCAGCGGCTGATCCGCTCCAGCGGCGGCGGCACGCGCACGCCGGCCGTCGAGGTGATGGTCAACACGCGCTACGTCTCGGACCTGATCGAGAAAGGCGACATCGGCCAGATCAAGGAAGCGCTGGAAAACAGCCTGTCCCCCGGCTCGCAATCGTTCGAGCAGGCGCTGTACCGGCTGGTCCAGGAAGGCAAGATCACGCAGGACGAGGCGCTGGCCAATGCCGATTCGGCCACCAACCTGCTGTGGCTCCTCAATAACGGGCCGGATTCGAAGCAGGCGCAAGCCACTCCGGCGGCGCCAGCCGAAACGGGCGGCGCCGCGCCGGGCGCGTCGTTCACCGAGTTCACGCTCAATTGACGGGTGGCGGGGGCGCCTGCGCGCCACGCTATAATTGCACCCCTTATTTACCGAACACCCTACGGCGGCCGCCGGCCCGCCCTTTCCGAATCCATGATCACTCTCTACGGCATCCCCAACTGCGACACCGTCAAGAAGGCCCGCACCTGGCTGGCGGACCGGCAGCAGGACTTCACCTTCCACGATTTCAAGAAGCAGGGCCTGGACGCCGCCACCGTGCAGCACTGGCTGGCGCACCTGGACTGGGAAGTCCTCGTCAACAAGAAAGGCACCACCTGGCGCGGCCTGCCGGACGAGCGCAAGGCCGCCGTGGTGGACGCCGCCAGCGCCAGCGCGCTGATGCTGGAATTCCCGTCCGTGATCAAGCGTCCCGTGCTGCGCACGGCCGAGGCCTGCCACGTCGGCTTCAAGCCGGAACAGTACGACCAAATCTTCAATACCTGACACCATGACCGACTCCCGTACCCTCGCGCTGACCGAAAAACTGATCGGCCGCTCTTCCGTCACGCCCGAGGACAAAGGCTGCCAGCAGCAGCTGATCCGCGCCCTGGAACCGCTGGGCTTTCGCTGCGAGACCATCGTCTCCGGCGACGTCACCAACCTGTGGGCCCGCCGCGGCACCGAACAACCCGTGCTGGTGTTCGCCGGCCATACGGACGTGGTGCCGACCGGCCCCGTCGAGCAGTGGGCCTCCGAGCCGTTCTTCCCGACCATCCGCGACGGCAAGCTGTATGGCCGCGGCGCGGCGGACATGAAGACCTCGATCGCGGCCTTCGTGGTCGCCTGCGAGGAGTTCGTCGCCGCCCATCCGGACCACAAGGGCTCGATCGCCTTCCTGATCACCAGCGACGAGGAAGGCCCGGCTACCGACGGCACCGTCGTCGTCTGCAACAAGCTGAAGGAACGCGGCGAGACGCTGGACTACTGCATCGTCGGCGAACCGACCTCCGACAAGACCCTGGGCGAC from Pseudoduganella armeniaca includes the following:
- a CDS encoding ArsC family reductase, which encodes MITLYGIPNCDTVKKARTWLADRQQDFTFHDFKKQGLDAATVQHWLAHLDWEVLVNKKGTTWRGLPDERKAAVVDAASASALMLEFPSVIKRPVLRTAEACHVGFKPEQYDQIFNT